GCGGGCCGGCGGGGCCCCGGCAATCCAGTGCGCGGTTTCCGAGCGCAGGCGGTCGGACAGCATCCACTTGCTGTCCCGGTCCTGGTCCACGTACAGCACGTTACTGGCCACGTCCTTGCCGACCACGTACCACGGCGCCGCGGGGCGGCCGCGCACGCCGCCGATGTTCAGGCCCTCGCGCTGGCCCAGGGTGAAATAGAACACGCCCGGGTGCTCGGCGATGACGCTGCCGTCGGCCGGGTCGAGTATCTGGCCGGTCTTCGCCGGCAGGTAGCGGCCGAGGAACTCGCGGAAGTCACGCTCGCCGATGAAGCAGATGCCGGTGGAATCCTTCTTGGCATGGGTCGGCAGGCTGACGTCGCGGGCGATCCGGCGCAGGTCGCTCTTTTCCAGGTCACCAATCGGGAACAGGGTGGCGGCCAGCTGTTCCTGCCCCAGCTGGTGCAGGAAGTAGCTCTGGTCCTTGGAACGGTCGGCGCCGCGCAGCAGCAGCCACTGCTGGCCGCGCTGGGCGACCCGCGCGTAGTGGCCGGTCGCGATGCGCTCGGCCCCCAGCTCGCGGGCGGCGTCCAGGAAATGCTTGAACTTCACTTCGCGGTTGCACAGCACGTCCGGGTTGGGCGTGCGGCCGGCGGCGTACTCGGCCAGGAAGTGCTCGAATACGCCCTGCCAGTACTCGCTGGAAAAATCGCGGAAGTGGAACGGGATGCCGAGCAGACCGCAGACGGCCACCGCGTCGCGGCGGTCATCCTCGGCACGGCAGTCGCCGCTGCCATCGTCGGCCCAGTTCTGCATGAACAGGCCGGCCACGGCCTCGCCCTGCTGCACCAGGCGCCAGGCGGCCACGGACGAATCCACGCCGCCGGACACGCCGACCATCACCCGTGGGCTGCTCATGCGACCTCCTGGACCAGGGAAAGCGGATGGCGCTGGCCGGCCAGGTAGTCGGCCACCACCTGCCAGACCAGCGGGCTGCGCAGGCGCGACCCGGCGGCCTGCAGCTCGGCCGGGTCCAGCCACAGGGCGCGGTCGATGCCGGTATCCAGCGGCTGCTCGGGGTCGTGCGAGAGCGGGCGGGCGGCGTAGCAGAAGCGCAGGAACGCCGTGCCGTCAGGCGCGGTCCACTGGTAGCAGCCGATGAAGGCGGTCAGTTCCACCGTCCAGCCGGTTTCCTCGCGCGTCTCGCGCAGGGCGGCGGCGGCCAGGCTCTCGCCCGGTTCCAGGTGGCCGGCGGGCTGGTTCAGCACCTGCCGCCCCTCGATGGTTTCTTCCACCAGCAGCACGCGGCCGCCGTCGACCACCAAGGTGGCCACGGTGGCATGCGGTGCCCAGCGCGGGTCCTGCACAGCGTTCAACTCAGAGGTCGTCCTTCTTGGTCAGCTCCAGCTCCATCGCATCGGCGGTACGGATGGCCGCATCGATGGCGTCGCTGAGCTGGTCGGTGGTGGCATCGGCGTCGATTTTCACCACGAACATGGCGGTCTTGTCCTGCTTCACCCAGCCGCCCATCTTGGCGTCCTGGGAGTCTTCCAGCATGCGGTTGGCCACGGCTTCGGGGAACTGCGCGGTCTTGGACACATAGCCCGGCGACCAGATCTCACGGATGTTGTGGCTGCCGAAGTCCTCCACGGCCGAACGCACGTAGACGATCTGGGTGCGATCGCCTTCCACGTCGAACACCATCTGGTAATCGCCGTCCTCGTCCACCTCGAAGGTGTAGCCCAGCTTTTCCAGGTGGCGTGCGATGGCGGCGTCGGCCTTGCTGCTCTCTGCGGCGGTCGCGGCACCGGCACTGCCGGCGGCGGCCAGGGCGAACAGCAGAGCAGGCAGAAGGGTCCTTTTCATGAAAATCCTGTGAAACGTGGGGGACAGGCGTTGATTGTGACGGCGGCCGTGCGTGCCGTCCATTCCGCGGCGGGCCGACGCAGGACCGTCGCACCCTCTATAATGTCCAGATGCCCCGCGAGTCTTCCCCCGAATCCCATCACGATCACGGTATTGCCGTGGAGCCCGCGCGCCCGGAAGTGGCGCCGCCGCCGTTCTACCAGGTCATGATCCTCAACGACGACTACACCCCGATGGATTTCGTGGTGGACGTCCTGCAGCAGTTCTTCAGCATGGACCTGGACAAGGCCACGCAGGTGATGCTGCACGTCCATACCCGCGGCCGCGGTGTCTGCGGGGTGTTCACCCGCGAAGTGGCCGAGACCAAGGTCGCCCAGGTCAACGAGTACTCGCGCATGAACCAGCATCCGCTGCTGTGCACGATGGAAAAGGCCTGACCCCGGCGCATCGCCGGTAATCCGCACTGTTCCAGCCATGGCCGTTCTCTGGCCCCGTCTGCGTGCTCACGTTCAATCCGCCTGCCTTGCCCGCAAAGAACCCGGGCGGGGCGCGTTGCGGGTCATCACGTGGCAATCGCTGGTGGCTCGGGTAGGGTTCGCCGAAGCTCCGGCGGGCGCCCCGGGCGTGAACGATGATCAAGCAATCCGCACTGCTAACGCCATCTGAACGCAGCAATCCGCTAGGGTGATGGAAATCGCGTAGTCAGGCCGCATATTGTCCCCATCTGCCGCCGGAGTAATCCATGTTCAGCAAAGACCTCGAACACACCATCGGCCAGTGCTACAAGCGTGCCCGTGAGGCCCGGCATGAATTCATGACGGTCGAACACCTGCTGCTGGCACTGCTCGACAACCCGTCTGCCCAGGCCGTGCTCAAGGCCTGCGGTGCCGACGCCGAACGCCTGCGCCAGGAGCTGGAGCAGGCCATCGAGGCCTCCGTGTCCCGCCTGGCCGAAGACGACGGCCGCGATACCCAGCCGACCCTGGGCTTCCAGCGCGTGCTGCAGCGGGCCGTGTACCACGTGCAGTCCTCGGGCAAGAAGGAGGTCACCGGCGCCAACGTGCTGGTCGCCATCTTCGGCGAAAAGGACTCCCACGCCGTCTATTACCTCAACCAGCAGGACGTCACCCGGCTGGACGTGGTCAATTACCTGTCCCATGGCATCGCCAAGCTGGGCGAGGAGGGCGAGCAGCCGTCTTCCCCCGAGGGCGAGGGCCGCATGGACGGTGGGGACGGTGAGCCCAAGGGCGATGCCCTGACCGAATTCGCCAGCAACCTCAACGAACAGGCCCGGGCCGGTCGCATCGACCCGCTGGTCGGTCGCGCCGACGAGATCGAGCGCACCATCCAGGTCCTGTGCCGCCGCCGCAAGAACAACCCGCTGTACGTGGGTGAGGCCGGCGTGGGCAAGACCGCCATTGCCGAGGGTCTGGCCCGTCGTATCGTCGAAGGCTCCGTGCCGGACGTGCTGGCCGATGCCGTCATCTATTCGCTCGACCTGGGCGCGCTGGTGGCGGGCACCAAGTACCGCGGCGATTTCGAGAAGCGCCTGAAGGGCGTGCTGACCGCGCTGAAGAAGGTGCCCAACGCGGTGCTGTTCATCGACGAGATCCACACCATCATCGGTGCCGGTTCGGCGTCGGGCGGCACCATGGACGCCTCCAACCTGATCAAGCCGGCCCTGGCCTCGGGCGAGCTGCGCTGCATCGGCTCGACCACCTTCCAGGAATACCGGGGCATCTTCGAGAAGGACCGTGCCCTGGCGCGGCGCTTCCAGAAGATCGACATCGTCGAGCCGACCGTGGGTGAAACCTACGAGATCCTGCAGGGCCTGAAGAGCAAGTACGAGGCCCACCACGGCGTGACCTATTCGGACGAGGCGCTGCAGGCCGCAGTGGACCTGTCGGTGAAGCACATCGCCGACCGCCTGCTGCCCGACAAGGCCATTGACGTCATCGACGAGGCCGGCGCCCGCCAGCGCCTGCTGCCGGAAGGCCAGCGCAAGGAGCTGATCGACGTCGAGGAAGTCGAGGCGATCATCGCCAAGATGGCCCGCATCCCGGCCAAGCAGGTCAGCGCCACCGACAAGGACGTGCTGCAGCACCTGGAGCGCAACCTGAAGATGGTGATCTTCGGGCAGGATCCGGCCATCGGCACCCTGGCCTCGGCCATCAAGCTGGCCCGCTCGGGCCTGGGCAATCCGGAGAAGCCGATCGGCAACTTCCTGTTCGCCGGCCCCACCGGCGTGGGCAAGACCGAGGTGACCAAGCAGCTGGCGCTGCAGCTGGGCATCGAGCTGGTCCGCTTCGACATGTCCGAGTACATGGAAGCGCATTCGATCAGCCGCCTGATCGGTGCGCCCCCGGGCTACGTCGGCTTCGACCAGGGCGGCCTGCTGACCGAGAAGATCGTCAAGACGCCGCACTGCGTGCTGCTGCTGGATGAAATCGAGAAGGCCCACCCGGACATCTTCAACATCCTGTTGCAGGTAATGGACCGCGGCGTGCTGACCGATACCAACGGCCGCGAAGCCAACTTCAAGAACGTGGTGCTGGTGATGACCACCAATGCCGGCGCGGCCCAGGCCTCGCGGCGCTCGATCGGCTTCACCAAGCAGGACCATGCCACCGACGCGATGGAAACCATCCGCCGCAGCTTCACGCCCGAGTTCCGCAACCGCCTCGACGCGGTGGTGCAGTTCCAGCCGCTGGGCTTCGAGCACATCCTGCGCGTGGTCGACAAGTTCCTGATCGAGCTGGAAATGCTGCTGCAGGAAAAGCACGTCAGCCTGTCGGCCACCCCGACCGCGCGCGACTGGCTCGCCCACCACGGCTTCGACCCGCTGATGGGTGCCCGCCCGATGGCGCGCATGATCCAGGACAAGATCAAGCGTCCGCTGGCCGACGAACTGCTGTTCGGCAAGCTGGTCGATGGCGGTCGCGTCAGCATCGACGTGCGCGACGACGAGCTGGTGGTCGAGAGCCACGCCGAACCGGAGCGTTTGCTGCCGGCAACGGTGGAGTAAGGGCTGGGTTTGATGGATGTTGCAGGACAAGGGCGGCTTCGGCCGCCCTTGTTGTATCTGCTTGTCGCGCACGGCCTTGCATGTGCAGGGAATCAAGGCAGACGTCTGCCGTACAGCGATACGGGAACCGCAGTGTATCGCGCAACGATACGGAATACAGTCGTGATCAGGACTATCACTGAGAGCCGCATGATCCATCACCATCCCCATCCCGGCGAAACGCTGAAGGCCATGGTGTTTGACCCGGCCTCGCTATCCGTCACTGAGGCTGCCGACCGCTTGGCGATGTCGCGCGTGGCGCTTTCCCGCGTCATCAACGGTAAGGCGGGCATAAGTCCGGACCTCGCCATCCGCCTGGAAATGGCGGGCGTGAGTACGGCTGTGTTCTGGATGGGGTTGCAGTCGAATTACGATCTCTGGCTTGCGCGGCAGCGCGGGCAGCCGACAGTGCAGTCGCTTCTCGCCGCGCGCGAAGGCTGACATCTGCACCACCGGTTTCAACAAGGGCGGCTTCGGCCGCCCTTGTTATATCTGCCATCAACGGCTGCGTTGGCGTGCCTTCTGCTTGAAGGCCGTCGCATCGATCGGCTCGACGCTGGCAACGGCGCAGTAACCGCCGTCGGTGCGCAGTTCGGTGCGCCCGGC
This genomic stretch from Stenotrophomonas sp. SAU14A_NAIMI4_5 harbors:
- a CDS encoding HigA family addiction module antitoxin; protein product: MIHHHPHPGETLKAMVFDPASLSVTEAADRLAMSRVALSRVINGKAGISPDLAIRLEMAGVSTAVFWMGLQSNYDLWLARQRGQPTVQSLLAAREG
- the clpS gene encoding ATP-dependent Clp protease adapter ClpS; protein product: MPRESSPESHHDHGIAVEPARPEVAPPPFYQVMILNDDYTPMDFVVDVLQQFFSMDLDKATQVMLHVHTRGRGVCGVFTREVAETKVAQVNEYSRMNQHPLLCTMEKA
- a CDS encoding NUDIX hydrolase, encoding MNAVQDPRWAPHATVATLVVDGGRVLLVEETIEGRQVLNQPAGHLEPGESLAAAALRETREETGWTVELTAFIGCYQWTAPDGTAFLRFCYAARPLSHDPEQPLDTGIDRALWLDPAELQAAGSRLRSPLVWQVVADYLAGQRHPLSLVQEVA
- the mnmA gene encoding tRNA 2-thiouridine(34) synthase MnmA; the protein is MSSPRVMVGVSGGVDSSVAAWRLVQQGEAVAGLFMQNWADDGSGDCRAEDDRRDAVAVCGLLGIPFHFRDFSSEYWQGVFEHFLAEYAAGRTPNPDVLCNREVKFKHFLDAARELGAERIATGHYARVAQRGQQWLLLRGADRSKDQSYFLHQLGQEQLAATLFPIGDLEKSDLRRIARDVSLPTHAKKDSTGICFIGERDFREFLGRYLPAKTGQILDPADGSVIAEHPGVFYFTLGQREGLNIGGVRGRPAAPWYVVGKDVASNVLYVDQDRDSKWMLSDRLRSETAHWIAGAPPARRFECTAQTRYRQPDEPCTVEVLDDGSVQVTFARPQRAVTPGQSLVLYDGDVCLGGAVIAATDAPLEQRLRTTPSPFEVIAA
- the clpA gene encoding ATP-dependent Clp protease ATP-binding subunit ClpA — its product is MFSKDLEHTIGQCYKRAREARHEFMTVEHLLLALLDNPSAQAVLKACGADAERLRQELEQAIEASVSRLAEDDGRDTQPTLGFQRVLQRAVYHVQSSGKKEVTGANVLVAIFGEKDSHAVYYLNQQDVTRLDVVNYLSHGIAKLGEEGEQPSSPEGEGRMDGGDGEPKGDALTEFASNLNEQARAGRIDPLVGRADEIERTIQVLCRRRKNNPLYVGEAGVGKTAIAEGLARRIVEGSVPDVLADAVIYSLDLGALVAGTKYRGDFEKRLKGVLTALKKVPNAVLFIDEIHTIIGAGSASGGTMDASNLIKPALASGELRCIGSTTFQEYRGIFEKDRALARRFQKIDIVEPTVGETYEILQGLKSKYEAHHGVTYSDEALQAAVDLSVKHIADRLLPDKAIDVIDEAGARQRLLPEGQRKELIDVEEVEAIIAKMARIPAKQVSATDKDVLQHLERNLKMVIFGQDPAIGTLASAIKLARSGLGNPEKPIGNFLFAGPTGVGKTEVTKQLALQLGIELVRFDMSEYMEAHSISRLIGAPPGYVGFDQGGLLTEKIVKTPHCVLLLDEIEKAHPDIFNILLQVMDRGVLTDTNGREANFKNVVLVMTTNAGAAQASRRSIGFTKQDHATDAMETIRRSFTPEFRNRLDAVVQFQPLGFEHILRVVDKFLIELEMLLQEKHVSLSATPTARDWLAHHGFDPLMGARPMARMIQDKIKRPLADELLFGKLVDGGRVSIDVRDDELVVESHAEPERLLPATVE